AATGAGAAGGAGCTGGAGGCTCAGGTAAGGGCCCAGGTGTCAAGATGCTGgcaaggaagggaggcaggggagTCAGCTGCTCAAgagctcttcctccttccccactctagGAAGCTCGGAAGGCCCAGCTAGAGAACCATGAgccagaagaggaggaggaagaggagctggagctggagaaagaagccCCAGGCTCCGGTAAGTGCTCTGGGAGCCTGCTGGGATACCTAGGCTCCTGCCTGGCAGAAATCAGGGGGGGGAAGTGTGGCACCaacatcccctcccctccatccctccctcagaTGAAGAGCGGGAGAAAGGAAGCGGCAGTGAGAAGGAGGCaagtgaagaggaggaagaggagcactCAGGAAGTGAGAGTGAccggggagaggaagagaaggaggagagtgaGAAGAGCGGGAGTGGAGAGGATGAGGCTGAGGAAGAGAGCAGCGAGGACGAAGCCCGAGCAGCCCGAGACAAGGAGGAGATCTTCGGGAGCGATGCTGACTCAGAGGACGacgaggaggaagatgaggaggaagaggatgggggaggTCGAGCCAGGGGGAGCGgggaggatgaggatgaagagaGCGGCAGCGAGGGAGGGCCTGGGAGGCGCAGCCCCAGCCCCGCCTTCCTTAGTGCCAGTGACCACTCAGCCCAAGAGGATGGTAGTGAGGGGGGTGCTTCTGACTCCAGCGAGGAGGCCAGCGACAGTGACTGAGGCTCAGCAACCCATTGCAGGCCACCAAACAGGCCAGGAGGGGCTGCGCCTCTCCAGCTCAGGCACCATTCTCAGGACAAAAGGAAAatacccatttctttttttttttttaacttttgctgTCAATAAAGGCACAATGTTTACAAGTTGAAAGCCAGGAATCTATTACCTTTATCCCAGCAcagttctccctcccccaaccagaGGATGCTGGGACAGTGGTCCCTAGTCCTTCCTGCCTTCCAAAGGGGGAAGCCTGAGTAAaacaccccactcccccccatccccccccacATAGGGTCCCCATCACAAAAAGCAAGGCGGCCAAAGATTGGGTCAAAGGAATTTTGGGTTTTCATTAAATGTATTATAACaaaggtcagaattttttttccaaaataagcCCGGACCATTAAACAAGTGAAACTCCAACAAATTTGTTTTCTCCAACAGAGAGAAAAACTGTGTACAGTTACTCAAAGCTGCTTCTGCCAGTGGGGCTGGGGAAAGATGGGGGTGCTGAAACCATGGAGGGCCcgggagggaagggaagacaggggACGGGGGACTGGGTCCTGCCCGTCGGGGTGGGGGCCGCCTGCGTCCCACACACTCTGGTGTCAGGCTGGAGGGTGGGAGAGGATGGTTTTCTCCTCTCTGGGggtccccacccccttccaataGGGAGGTCCTCACTGGTAGGCTGAGCCGGCTCATGCCTACCAGACTGATGGGATGGGACCCggctggggatgggggcaggggggtaACCTAGAGTGGACAGGAACCCCTACCCCACAAAACACCATTCTGCTGATTCCAAATCGTGGTGTCCCCTAGGAGATGGGGGACAGGCAAAGGCACAGCAATatggaggggatgggggagaggggcttGCATAGGTTGATGAGTGCAAGAGGTACATAAATAAACCcgagcccctccccacccctccccccagccaggGTGTGGGGAGGCCCCCCTGGAGATGAGGCCCCTGGGattccctgccccccctccctccctgggcAGGAAAGGGAATAGACCAGGagctgagaagggaaagttgagccagGGGCACCAGACTGGGTGGCtgttgggaagaagggagaggggacagGTGTGgggggggttttttggttttttttttccaacattttgtttctttaataaCATACGTAATGGTTACCAGCCATAGTCATAACAAAAGTTATTCATAAAATGTatctaaaaataacattttttttttccttttctgtgtgaAAAGCTTGAGAGAGTCCCAGCAGAAAGGGGTAGGGTGGGCCCacctgagggggagggggaggagagggcagtTTCTGACATCTCCCCTCCAGCAGCCCCAAGGGGGTAGGGGGATGGGACTCTAGGCTATGATGTAGTGTTCCACTTTAGTGAGGTCACGACAGAGCAGGGAGAAggttagaagaaaaggaaaaaaacttaaAGAACAGCCCTTCCATTGCCCACCCCCAGTCTCTCACCTCCTGGTTAGGGTGGGGCTACAGAAAGGGTGTGTGTGAAGGGAGGGGGCATTAAGGCAACAGACTTTCTGACCCCACTGGTCACTCCCCCACCTAtttgccctgccctccctccccccgggGCCTCCAGGAGCTAGGCAGGGGGTAGAGGGGAGTCTGGGGGGCAGGGTGGACGAAGGATGGGGGGAGAAGGCGCTGCCCTCTCCCCGGTCCCATCCCCCAAACCCTCAGCCTCCCCTATCACCCTCCCTCCACACATCATGGCTCAGAGAGACCCAATGAGGAGATTAAAAATGAGAGGAAGGGAGCGTGTgattgaaagagagagacagagaaaccgctaagaactatataaatatatgtcttAAATAGGCCTAAGAAATTAATCGTACGGAAACtctgggaaggggatgggggcggagggggagagggaggtggcTCCCAATCCTTGGGGCAAGATGTGTGTCTGCGAGAAAGAGGCgaaataatggaagaaaacaagacTTTGTCTCCTCCCACAAAGTGTTGACCAGAGCAGGCAGAGATGTGCTCTGTCCCCCCCACTGCTCCcctaagggggagggggaatctgGTGATCTCCTTTGGAGTCAGAGTTCTGGGAAAGCCATCGTCCAGAAAGGAAGCAGGGGAAAGAAGAGGTGCCCAGGGCAGCTCCCCTGGCCCTGGTTCCCCTCCCTACCATGCCCTGGCCCTCAGCAGAGATCCCCCTCTATACCCTGCATCATAGCAACGTGGGgcttctggggggaggggggcgaaTGGTGTCTATCAATATTAAACCAGAGTTAAAGGGataataaagtagaaaaatattAGAACATATAACTGAGCCAACACCACCCCTCTGTCACTGAGGGGATGGACcagccccctctccccaccccagggaGATGACGTGTCTGCTGGGCTCTCGGTCACATCAGATCGTGGAGGTTTTGTCTGTCCCatctgtgagagagagaggaacgaGGGAAGTCAGGAGCTGAAGGAGAGATGCAGCCCTCCCCAGACCCATATCCCTGGGACTGGGGCCTCCTGCCCCGTACTGCTGCAGCTGGGCTCAGCCTTCCAGGCCTTGCACTGTTCGGTGGGCTAAGAGGGGAAGGCCGAGGGAACAACCTCTGAGAAAGGAGCccatggaggggaagggagaagggaagctcTCACCACCCAAAGCGTGCTCTGTCATGCTGAGGCAGAGAGACTCCAGCGTAGGGTTGATCTCCAGGTCTGGGCCCGGCACCTGGCAGTctggacagagagaagggaaaaagtgtGAGGATGACAGAAGAGAGATACGGAGGATGGCAGAAATAAAGGAGAGATGGATGGTGGCTAATGAGGGGAGACAAGGACAAGACAGCCCGACTAGCACCAAGTCCCCACTGCCTCTGTGAAGTGCCTTCCATGAGGACGTGTGGCTCCACCCTCCTTCATTTGCCCGTCACATTAAGCCCTTCCTGACCAAGCTTCTATTTCCAAGGCAGCCTTGCTTATGGAAAGATGGAAGACCACTCCTCACTGGGCAAAGTGAGCTGACCTGGGTTTTGTTCTTGGCTCAACAAGCAAGTACTTCCTACGAGGAACAGTCTCTATGTCCCAGGCTCCACAGTCTGTGCACGAGTCAATATTCCAGCTTTCTGCACCCCTTCCTGAGTTTAGAGAACCCCAACCCGTCCCATCTCAGCCTGAATCTCCTGAGAGCGAGGAGGCTGCATTTCAGGCCACATCCAGAACTTGCCTGTGATCACAGGGCTCTTCTTGGGACCTTTTCCAGCTCCAGGGAAGCATGGAATCATACGACATCAGAGGAGGAGGGGATGtcagaaagtgagaaaaaagCTGACAAAGGCTCTGGATTATATCCCCAATCCTCTTTCTGAGAATACACACTGCAGCCAAGGGGGTAGTGTCTCTAAGCCCCAGACTCTGGTGAGATTCTGGACCTTGCATTTCTGATGTGGGCAGCACAAAGCCGACCATTGCATACTGTACAGGTTTAACCCTAAGTCAATCttaacctttattaagtgcctactatgtgatgggcactgtgctaagttctgtagatacaaaaaggggcaaaaggcCGTCCCTAAGTGCATGAAGTCAAACTTGTGTGCTGGGGAATGTAACTCatcttttctctccactcatacaggcTTGTGAGATAGCCCTGTATTTGATCACCAATTCCATTTAACTCACTAAACATCATCTGCAAGCTTAGAAGCCTTCACCTGACCATATCCTTTCCagatcatttatttattcaggtAGCTGGGCAGCccaatggttagagcaccaggcctggtgtcagaaagtcaggaagacctgacttcaattcCGACCTGAGACACtcagctgtatgaccccgggtaagtcactccacctgtttgccttaattcaccagagaaggaaatggcaaagcactccagtatctttgccaagcaaaggCCATGGTTGGCATTGGTGtgatatggtccacagggtcactaAGTCACAGgcacgactgaataacaacagaatCTTCCCACACactgaaacccagatgttttaACTGTGACATCAAAATCCCTATTTTAACCTGACAAGGGCCCACTTCTCTACcctatttcttttccattcctaAGTCAATCAATATTATGGCTCATTAAAAAATATCTACCTTTTGATTTGAAACTTTGCTAACAGCTTTGTATTAAATCAAGTTCAGTGGTACATTCCTTTTGTCCACATGTCCACTTCTTCATATCTAGTCACAGAATCTTAGGTCAGAAAAGGACCTCCAAGATCATAAAGTCCAGGCCTCAATTTAATGTAGTTTAAAACTGACATGCGCAAGTAAAAAGGAACACAAGATCAAGACACAGGAGGAGAACACAGAGAATGAGAGCTCAAAATACCAAgggacaaagaggaaaaaaaaagagagagagacaaaggccCCAGGGAGAGGGCGCCTTACCTGGGGGGAACATGAGGAGAGCCTGTGGGGAGGAATGCACAGGGAGGGAGTGGGTGCGCTGCACGGAGCTCCGGCTCTGACTGGGCATGCTGTTACTGCCTCCAGGGTTGGCAAACCACAGGTTCTGTGGGTGAGAAGGTTTAACAGAGATTggtaaggggagaagagaaggaccTACCTCTCTGCAGGACTCCCCACCAGACTCTTTCTGTGGAGACTCTTCCAGAAGCTAGGGGGATGGCCTCCACCCCAGCTGGCATCTTACCTCCCGAAACTCATAGCTCTGACCTAGACACACCCGTCATCCTTGCCCCCTCAAGACTAGGGCATGCTGAGGTGAGATACCCCCAATGCCTCCAGGGCTCCCCACTGGACTCTCTCTCTATGGAGCCCATCACAACCCCCTCCGGAAACTAGGGGAATGGCCTCCACACCAGCTGGCATCTTGCCCCCCAAGCTCATAGCCCTGACCTTGACATACCTGTCGTCCTTGCCCCCCAAGACTAGGGCTGGTGAGGGCATGCCGAGGTGAGACGCCCCCAATGCCTGCAGGACTCAGGATGCCCATTCGGCTAGGTGGCAGAGCCCGAGGAGGCATCTGGAACTGCCGCTGGGCCCGTCGGGTCACTCCCATCCCCACAGAACCAGCTATGGGGAGCGAGTTGGAGCCAAAAGCCCAGCTGTCAAAACAAAGGGGTAAGGGTGTGAGGGTAACGGCTGTCCAGCCTTGTCCTGCCTCCCTACCCTAAGGTAAGAGTCCAATGCTGGCAAGGGAAAGAAGAGACACAGAAGGCACAGTTTGGGAGGCTTAGTAGGAAGGCGCTCCAGCTGTGTGTGTTCACCAGCCTCTCCACAAGTGAAAGGGAGGTTGAAATGAGGACCTCATAAATAGCTTGGCAAACCTTCAATGGTCTCTAATGTTATCAAGCACTGCTCCTGCCCAGTGTGCATGATGGGAGCTGGGCCAGGGCTCCCTCCACAGAAGCTGAGAGGACCCTGCTGATGCCCAGTGCGCCCCTCCTCAGCGCTCACCCCTTCTGCTGCTGCCGGTAGCTCTGCATCTCCAGGGCAGCTTTTCGGGGAAAGGTTCGAAGCAGCTTGAGCACCTGCTGCTTCCAGGACAGCAGGCGTTTCTTCTGTGTCTCGGTgaaagcctggggtggggggagcaggcaGAAGGGAATCTCTTTCAGAACTGCCTGGCTAGAAACTGGGAAACCCTCCAGCCCCTCACCTCCTAGGAAGAAGATCAGGGAGGCCTCACctcatgtgtcaggcacttttcGATGAGCTGGAGGTAACTGGTAATGTTTTCCTCATCTGGCCGGGACACCAGCAGCTGGGTGCACACTGATtagacaggaaggaagagaaagagatgagcAAGGCCCTGGGACTACCCTGCACTGCCCCCTCAGAGCTGTGACTTGAGGAGACCAGAGGCCCCACTCCAAGAGGATCCTGATAGCAGCAGGGTCCTTCAGCAGGGGAGTCTGGCAGAACTTAGCACTTAGTGTGCCCAATAGGGAGCACCCAGTGGGGCTCTGCTGGCCTCCCTGCTCCTCTTGCACCCATCTCCCACACCCAGCTGCAGCCCTGGGCTGTCTTGTGTCTCTGGGCAGCTCCTTCCTGTTGCTGCCCCATccccccaagaaaaccccaactacCGGCTGTGGGTCTGTGAGCCCCAGGACTCTACCCACTCTATTTAACGGCACAAGTCAAGGAAATGAGAATCAGGCCCTGCCCTtagggagtttacagtctagcagGGAAGACAAGACTGCACAAACAAAGGCACCACAGAAGGGATGGGGCAAGTACAAAGGACTATGTTTGGGGAAGGGTCTGATCTGCCTCTGCCCTGAGAAGCTGATCAGGAAAGTGCACCTGATTCAGTCACCTGCATCTAGACTCAGTTTTCATCTCTGCCCCGCCCCACCTCCACCTTTCTCCCTTGGCCTTTGGCCCAGTGCTCCTGAGGGTTAGCAGCTCGGCAGGTGTCCAGGATGGGGTTCTCACCTTTGCCCATCACACGGGTAAACTGGCTAGGGAGGTCTCCATCGGCGACAGGGGCTGTGGCTGGCTCACTGCCATCACTGGGGGCAGGGGCCGGCTGGGGGGGATAGCTTTCTGCTGGAGGATCCTTGGCCTCAGGGGCCTTCTCTGGGGCTGGGCGAGCTGGGGGGGGCTCGGCGCCCAGCGGcggctccccccttcccccctccttggcTGCAGCCACCACAGCTGCCTGAAGGATGCTGTATGCCTTAATAGGTGTGACAATGATCTGCTGGAGCTCCTGTAATGCATTCCTCAGGTTCCCACCTTCCAGCACATCCTGCGAGTGGGGTGAGAGTACACACATGCTGAGTCAAAAAGGGTTTCAGAAGTAGGCACTGTAGGAGCCAAgcatgagagagacagaaagaaactgaaggatcATAGGACCACAGGCTTTTTAAAAGGATGCAAGGGCCTCCTTGTTTTCCATTTAGCACGGTGCTTGGTatacattaggcacttaataaatgctcactgacttggcaaatgaggtccagagaaggactggcccaaggtcacacatctagaatCTGTGACTTCAAACCCACAGTTCTTTCTACTACCCTATATACCCAGCCTTACCCAgaatactaggtgcttaataaaatatcAAGCTGGAAACAGACAAGCAGTCCCTTTGGTGCCTCCTGTAGGGCACTGAGCAGAGAAGATGACCAGAGCTCTCAGGCTTCTAGTGCCCTGAATCTTACTAAAAATGGTGGGTCTGACAACTTGTCTCAAAATTGGAAAGACTTTAGAAAGCAAGCCCAACCCTGTCTAGTATGCAGAGGAGGAATCAGGCCCAGAGGTAAGAGACCAGAACACTGTACATCTCATCCCTGGCAGGGCTGATCCAGTCAGTCCTGACACCCATTCTGGTGATCCTTCTATGACACCACACGGCCTCTGCCAAATGCCCCCCGAGTCTTTACCTTCTCCAGAGACTTGAGGACACTCTGCCTCTCACGAAGCTTCTGGATGCTCAGGGCAATCTTGTGACGGGCACCTTTGGTCACATTctgtgtggggaggagggaagatctCAGAAGAAAGCTGAGACGGCTGCCCACAGGAACCCAGAGAGGCCCTCCTGGGCTACAGCAGAGCCGGAGGTGAAGAGGAGGGCCTGGAATGGGTGGGCACCAAAAGGAAATCCAGGCCCCTCTGAAATGCCTTCAGATACTCTGGCCGGACATTCTAACCCTCCTGTCTTGGTCTATGGACCTAGATTGGCACAGGAGAAGGAAGCTGACTCAGGGATCTCTCTTTGGGCTCTGGGAGAAAACTGTGGGAGCTCACCTGAGATTCCAGATGCTGCTCAGTCAGGGTCATCATTTCCTCATAGCTCATCTGGGAGAAGAGGGCAGCGTACTTATGCAAGCGAAGACTCTTGAGCCACAATGGCACATCTGTGGTGGGGAGAAGACGAGGTGTCACATCTCCTGTGTCTGTGCCTTTATGCTGGCTGACCCTCATGCCATGGAGGCCCTCCCTTCTCTGCTTTGGGATTGCTCTCACTACCTGGAGTCTTTAATGATCTacgccccccaccccacacactcCACTCGGTTTTTGTCTTGAATACACCTCTGGAAGCACATGGTTGTCTCCCCAAGAgaatgggagctccctgagggcagagactgttccaGCTTTGTCCTTGCACCCCTAGAGCTGAGCACAGGGAAGCACATAGAAAGGATATCCTAAGTGACGGCTGGCTggctgagagagggaggaggttTTCTGCCACTCTGCCCCTTGCTTTGGCAGGGCCAGGAAGGCCATTTCTATCTCTTAGTCCTTGCCTTGTCCCCCACAAACCCAGACCCAGCCTTTCTTAAGGCAATGCCCTCTGAAGAGCCCAATCGCTGCTTCTACCCATTTTATGTGTTCCACGAGAACTCTGGCATTCCCCAGGGTTTCTCTTAAAGAATTCCTAAAGCTCTTGCATGGCTACTCTGCCTGCCTGAGGGGAGCGGGCCATGTAAACACAGGGGgctttctccatttcctctccttggGGACAGCAAGGGTAGAGCAGCCACTCCCCAGCTCACCTTTCATCCCACTACCGTCCTCCTGAAAAGTGTTCCGGCTGGAGCCCTGCTCCTCCGTCTGCTCACTGCCTGAGGAAGCCACACTGCTCTGGGGTGAGAGGGGCGCATGGTCGGGTGGGGCAAAGGCTGCTCTCGCCCCCAGTTCCTCTGGGCTCAGCCATTCACCAGGACCCTGTGGGCTTGTGGGGATGAGTGACATGGACCGCTTCAGCGGGCTCGGGTGGATTTGGCAGGGGAGACCTAGGGAGGAAGtacagtgggaggagggggagcgtCAGCCTCCCAGACCTTGGGTGGTGGGAAGCCCAGCCCCCATCCCAGGCAATCACACTACAGCGCTAGCAGTGCCATTCCAGTACACTCCACCGGGCTTTCCCATCCAtcatcacatttgatcttcacagtagCCCTTGTGCTGCAAGCCGGCAAAGTGTTGTTATCCTCTTgtcccaaatgaggaaatcaaggcacagaaaggggaagtgacttgcctagggcagAGAGAGGCCTGGAAGCCACATCTCCTAACTCCCAGCTGAGCAGACCTCCCAGAAGCCATGTGCAGGCAGGCCTAATCCCCAACAACCCCTGGGGTTGCTCAGCTGTTCCTAGAGCCCCCTCGGCTGTGGGGCCTGGAGCTGGAGTCCCTCTTCCTTGTGCTCAACCATCTCTGCCGAGGGAAGCGCTAACCTGATGTTAAGTCAGAGACCTGAACAGTCGCTAGGCACCTGCTGCCACCTTTGCTCTTTATGAACAAGATTCTAACCTTGCCTCCTTTTTCCAGGCCCTTTCATCTCATCCTTTGCATCTTCCTTCTCTGCAGGAGAACCCTGAAGTCCAGACTCCCCTATTCCCGGCTTCTGCCCCCTCAGGCATAATGAGTTCTCTCAAAGAGGAAGATGCTAGACAGATCCCAGGCCAGGGGAGGGCAAGGTTTCCAGGATCTTGAATGGAGCGGAATGGGAACATGGGAGAAGATGCTTGACACTGGCAGGGAAAACTCTCTTCAGAACAAAGTACTGCCACCCTTTACCCCATCTTCCACCTGCCTCCTCTGCCCCCCAGATCCCAGGACTAttaaggggtggggaaaggaaggaaggaaggaaggctagAGCAGTGAGGCCGAGATGGTAGGAAGTGAGGGATGGGAATGAATAGACTGTCACTACACAGGGCCTAAGACTGACcaacagaataaaaagaatacAAATCCTCTCTCTGAGAGGGAGTTTTAGGCTTTTCATCAAGTTCCTGTCTCTTTCCCACCTCCAGTTTATCCCGCACATCTGACAGgataattttccttaaatacTGCTTTTACTACattactcctctgctcaaaaaatcATGGAAGATTCTAATTTCCTGCTGCATCAAGACAAACTTGCTCACCCTAACCTTCGAGGCCCAGCCCTCTACAATCCAGATTCAACCTTCCTAATGCAGCCATAAGTCTCCCAAAGAAACCCCTCCACTCATTTCTGCCTCCACCTCTTGTCACCACCAAGCCTTCCCCGCTCCGCCTGGCCCCTCCTCGAGTCCCAGCTCAAGCACATCCAGGAAATCTTCTCAGCCcacactgagatcctttctccCCCATGGCAACTGACAAGACCAGGTGACCCACAATGCCAGGCTCCACTCGACCGCTACCACATGTGACTGAAGGCAAACCACTCCCCCGAGGTCTATCTCACTTTCTCATTCGGAAGGTGAAGAGGCTGGCCTCGAgatctctgaaattccttcctaTTTGAACACTGTGATGTCTCATTTCTATGAATCAGATCTGGGAGCTGGAGCTGTATCCAAAGTGCTCCCAGCGTGGCTCAGGCTCAGGCCCTGCACCAGCAGCTGCTAAGGGTGGCCATGGGCCAGGCCTCACCTGCATTAGCAGCGCTCCCAATACTGTTGATGGTGGATGGCACCGCACCAGAAGGGTGGAAGGGCACATGTCCGTTTTCTCGTGGTGGCTTGTCCTGCCAGCCTGGCCCTAGCTCACCAGGGCCAGCCTCCCCGGGACCACCCCACTCATCTGAGCCCTGGCGGGAGTGGTAGGTAGTCTCGGCTCGGGTCCGGAAGCCCCCAGCCAGCCGTTCCTCTAGGTGGCTGAGCCAGAGGGCTAGCGAGTTTCGGTCCTCCACTGTGGTGGCCGGGTGAATGAGGGCATAGGACAGCAACTGCCGACTCTCCTCAATGAAGGCG
This Trichosurus vulpecula isolate mTriVul1 chromosome 2, mTriVul1.pri, whole genome shotgun sequence DNA region includes the following protein-coding sequences:
- the SAMD4B gene encoding protein Smaug homolog 2, producing MMFRDQVGILAGWFKGWNECEQTVALLSLLKRVTRTQARFLQLCLEHSLADCNDIHLLESEANSAAIINQWQQESKEKVVSLLLSHLPLLQPGNTEAKSEYMKLLQKVLAYSIENNAFIEESRQLLSYALIHPATTVEDRNSLALWLSHLEERLAGGFRTRAETTYHSRQGSDEWGGPGEAGPGELGPGWQDKPPRENGHVPFHPSGAVPSTINSIGSAANAGLPCQIHPSPLKRSMSLIPTSPQGPGEWLSPEELGARAAFAPPDHAPLSPQSSVASSGSEQTEEQGSSRNTFQEDGSGMKDVPLWLKSLRLHKYAALFSQMSYEEMMTLTEQHLESQNVTKGARHKIALSIQKLRERQSVLKSLEKDVLEGGNLRNALQELQQIIVTPIKAYSILQAAVVAAAKEGGRGEPPLGAEPPPARPAPEKAPEAKDPPAESYPPQPAPAPSDGSEPATAPVADGDLPSQFTRVMGKVCTQLLVSRPDEENITSYLQLIEKCLTHEAFTETQKKRLLSWKQQVLKLLRTFPRKAALEMQSYRQQQKGWAFGSNSLPIAGSVGMGVTRRAQRQFQMPPRALPPSRMGILSPAGIGGVSPRHALTSPSLGGQGRQNLWFANPGGSNSMPSQSRSSVQRTHSLPVHSSPQALLMFPPDCQVPGPDLEINPTLESLCLSMTEHALGDGTDKTSTI